The sequence CGCTTCCGCTCGCTGTTCTACCCGGGCGCGAAGATGATTCCCGTCCGCCGCCCCAAGCCCGGAGCGACGGGCCCGGGCATCTCCCCCATCAACCCGGACGACTACGCCGCGTGGGGCGTGGACTTCTTCAACAAGCACGCCTTCTACGAGAAGGAGACCCACCGGCAGGTGGCCGGCTACGGCGACCTCGTCAACGTGCTCAGCGCCTACGAGACGCGCGAGGCCACCGACGGCCCCGTGACGTCCAAGGGCGTCAACAGCCTGCAGCTCGTGTTCGACGGCCAGCGGTGGTGGGTGCTGAACATCGCCTGGATTGACGAGAAGACCGCCGGCACGCCGGTGCCGAAGGACTTCGCTCGCAAGGAGTAGAACCCTCGGATGAGCCCCCGTGCGTCCTGTGAGTTGCTGGTCGTGGGCAATTACTGTCACGACCTGCTGCGGCTCGGACCGGGCCAGGAGACGCATGCGCTCGGGGGCTCGTCGGCGTACATCTCCTCCGTCCTGGACGCCATGCGGGTGGACTACGCGGTAGCCGCCGTCGCGGGCGAGGACTTCCGCTACGCGGACCACGTCCGGTATCCGCCGCGCATCATCCCGGGCACGCGCACCACGCAGTTCATCGCGGAGCTGGGCCAGGGCGAGCGGGTGCTCCGGGTCAGCGCTCGCGCGGAGCCCATCCGCCCCGAGGACATCACCGTGGACGCGCGCGTGGCGCTGGCCTGCGGCGTCATGGGCGAGCTGCTTCCGGAGACCCTCGTCCGGGTCTCCGAGCGCGCCCGGCACGTGGTGGCGGATGCGCAAGGACTCCTCCGCGCGCTGGACGACGAGGGGCGCGTGCTCAACCAGCGCATCGAGGAGACACCGTACGCGCGGCTCCTGGAGCGCATCCACGTGCTGAAGGCCAGCGAGGACGAGGCACGGGCGCTGGACGTGGAGCAGGTACGGAAGCGCACGTGCCTCGTCATCACGCGGGGCGCCGAGGGTTGCACGGTGCTCACGGCGAGCGAGCGCATCGACGTGCCCGCCTTCCCCGCTGACGAGGTGGACCCCACGGGCGCGGGAGACTGCTTCCTCGCGGGCTTCGCGCTGGGACTGCTGCGGGAGCTGCCGCTGGCCCGGTGCGCGGAGCTGGCGAACTGGTTCGGCGCGCAGGCGGTGATGCAGGTGGGCGTGCCGAAGCTGGACGTGTCCGGGCTGCCCGCCTCGCTTCGCTGACACGGCCCCTCCCCTCGGGGCCGGGTGAACGTGTGATGGTGGAGTGATGCAGCCCGGCCGTGTCAGCCATTGCGCCATCCGTATGCCATTGCGCGGGCCGAGGACACGCATCGCGGAGCGCTCACGAGACACTTCCCGCCGGTCTGTCTGTCGACGGGGGGAGCATGTCCGGCAAGAACAACACATTCGTGAATGGCCTGACGCCCGTCACGGCCGTCAGCGAGGGCAAGGTGGCCGGGTTTCCGGACATATGCCAGACGCCTTCGCCCTCGGGGCCCGTGCCCATCCCGTACAGCAACCTCGCTCGGAGCGACAGCCTGGAGAACGGCTCGAAGAGCGTCCTCATCGATGGAGCACCGGTGTGCCTGTCCGACTCATACCTCGGGACGTCCACGGGCAACGAAGCCGGCACGGCGGGCGGAGGCATCGTCTCCGGCAGGACGAAGGGACGCGCGCACCCGGTCAACTACTCATTCGACGTGAAGATTGAAGGAAGGTCCGTGGTCCGCAACCTGGACCCCTTCACGCTGAATGACCGCAACACGGGGCCCTTTCCCATCATGCAGCCGCAGGGCTCGCCGCCCGTGGCCGTGTCGGTGGATGAGGTGCAGGAAACGCAGCCCGAGGAGCGCTGCGAGTACTGCGGCAAGGCCCGGCATGAGCTCGACCGGAAGGGACGCGTGGGGAGCAATCTGGGGAGTTCCGCCGTGCTCGGCCGCAACATGCTGGAGGGACGGGAGCTGTCGACGCATGCCTGGTACGCGGGGCCGTTCTCCCTCGCCGCGCACCACCTCATCTGCCTGGAGGCGCTCGATGACCCAGAGTGGGCCCGCTACTGCACCCGATTCGGCTACCACCCAGACCGGAGGGGCAACGGCATCTTCCTGCCGATGAAGATGGCCCTGGCCTGTCAGCTCTCCGTGCCCGTCCACCGGGGCAACCATGCGGAGGGCTTTGCCTACGACGTGCACCTGCCCTACCCGAAGGCCGTGAAGAAGAAGCTGAAGGAGGTGGCGGATGACATCGAGGCTGGCAAGTACTGCTCCAATCCAGAAGCGCTGGTGCGCAAGCTCGACAAGATCAGCGCGGAAATCCTGTCGTTGGTCGCAAAGTTCACCTGGACGCTCACTCGCGATGGACTGGACTACGCGCCAGGCAGTAACGGGTGCGCGGGGTTGAAGAGCATCAGCGATAAACCTTCAGTGACGCCGTGTCCGCAAGGCCGACGTCACCAGATGAAGCACGCCATGACGGGCCTGCCACTGGCGAAACGCGTTCTCGAAGTGGGGGAGTGACGACCATGCAGAAGGACTATTTCGTCATTGAATCCGAGGCCTCGAACAACCACCCGATGCTGCAGTGGGACCAGTTGGCCGGTCACTTCCGCAAGGGCGTTGCCGTCAAGGTGGATGAACCCGTGCGGCTTCGGCTGGGGAAGCCAGTTCCCCGCAACCCGGTCATGGTGGACCATCACGAACTCCCAGAGCCTGTCGTGTCCACGCGGCTCAAGGACCTGCTGGAGCCGATGAACCTCTTCCGGGTGCAGCTCGTTCCGACCGACGTGACGGTGAAGCCAGACGACGTGCGTCGCTACTGGTTGATGCACATCTACAACACCATCACCTGCGTCGACCGGCAGCGTTCATCCCTCTCCATCGACGAGGACGATGGGGGCATCCTGGGTATCCGCAAGCTGGTGCTGGACGAAGAGGTGTTACGGGCCATTCCCCTGGAACAGCGACTCGTCTTCCGTCTCGCGGAATCGACGTCCACCAATGTCTTCCACCAGTCCGTCGCGGACAAGGTGCTCTCCCTCAAACCCGAAGGACTTCGCTTCATCCCCGTGGAGCGCTGGAACGACGGCGCCGCCTTCCAGGCGTGACGTGAGCTCCGGGCGGGGCGTTCCTGGTACAAATGCAATCCATGAACCCGACCCGCCCTGTCCTCGCGCTCCTGTGGGCGTTCGTCCTCGTTCCCCTGGCCTCCGCTCGCGCCGCCACCGCCATCGTCAAATCCGGTGATGGCTGGCAGCTCCAGGTGGATGGAAAGCCCTACGTCGCCAAGGGTGTCACCTTCAGCGGCAGCCGCTCCGTGGACTACGAGAAGGACTGCGAGCGGCTCGCGGCCCTCGGGGTCAACACGCTCCGCACCTGGGGCACCGGCAGCGAGACACGGGTGCTGCTCGACGCCGCGCAGAAGCACGGGCTCAAGGTGCTCGTGGGGCTCTGGCTGCGGCAGGGCCGCCCCGGTGCCGAGAGCGACGACTCCTTCGACTACCTCCACGACACGCAAGGCATGAAGAAGCAGCTCGCGGACACGCTGACGCAGGTCCGCGCGTACAAGGACCACCCCGCCGTGCTCGCCTGGGGCATCGGCAACGAGGTGCTCCTCAACTCTCCCAATGACGCCTCCAAGGAGGCCTATGCCCGCTTCCTCGAGCAGGTCGTCCGCGAGGTGAAGAAGCTCGACGCAGGCCATCCCGTCATCTCTGTGGATGCGTGGACGCTCGGCGTGCCGTGGTGGATGAAGTTCACCCCGTCGCTCGATGCCTACGGCATCAACGTCTACGGCGGCGGCATCCACGTCCTCCCCGGCGAGCTCCAGAAGGCCGGCGTCACAAAGCCCTGGCTCATCACCGAGTTCGGCGCCCAGGGCGAGTGGGACGCTCCCAAGGACGCCAATGGCATCCCTCGCGAGCCCACGGACGCGGAGAAGTATGACGCCATCGTCGATGGCTGGAAGAACGCGCTCGCCCCGCACGTCCAGGCGGGGCACTGCCTCGGCCTCTTCGTCTTCAACTACAGCGCCGCGTTCGACCACACCGGGCTTTGGCTCGGAATGATGTCGGGCACCTCCACCCGGCCCGCGTGGCACGCGGTGCGCGAGGCGTATTCCGGCCAGAAGCCCGCCACGCCGCTACCTGCCATCACCCGCGTCACCGTGGGCGAGGTGAAGCGCGAGAAGTCCGGCACGTTCGCCCAGGTCGCCGTGGAGGCGCAGAGCTCAGACGCCGCGCCGCTCGAGGTCTCCTTCGCGTACAACTTCCGCGGCGCCCCCACGCGCCACGAGCAGGGCGAGGTGGTGCGCCTCCAGGCCAGCCCCGGTCCCACGCCCGGCTCCTGGCTCGTGCGCATGCCTTCCGTGAAGGGCCCCATCAAGCTCTACGCGCTCGCGAAGGACCGCGCCGGCAACCTCGCGGCCGCAACCACCTCCGTCGCCCTGCCCTCCGCGCCCTGATGGCAAAGAAAAACGCCCCCTCCCAGAAGGGAGGAGGCGTCATTCCTTCACAGCGTCCCGTCGCTCAGCCCTCTTCGGGCGACTCGGGGCCGGAAGCGCCATCATCCCCCGGCGCCTCCGTCTCCTCCGAAGCAACCGGCTCGGAGGCCTCACCCTCCGCCGGGGCCGAGTCACCGGCCTCCGCCGAGGCCACGCCCTCCACCGGGGACACCGTCTCCTCGTCCTCGGACGTCTCGCCCTCGGGGAGCTTGGAGATGGCCATCACCTTCTCCTGCTCGTTCTCCAGCGCAATCAGCCGCACGCCCTGCGTGTTGCGGCCGATGACGGAGATTTCCTTCACCCGCATCCGGATGAGCATGCCGCCGTTGGTGACCAGCATCACCTCGTCCGTGTCGCGCACCTGGAGGAGGCCCACCACCTTGCCGTTCCGCTCGGTGGTCTTGATGTCGATGATGCCCTTGCCGCCACGGCCCTGCTGCCGGTACTCGGTCTCCTGCGTCCGCTTGCCGTAGCCGTTCTCCGTGACGGTGAGAATCGTCGTCTCCGGCTCCACCACGTCCGCGCCCACCACCTCGTCGCCGTCCTCCAGCGTGATTCCCTTCACGCCGTAGGCCTGACGCCCCATGGAGCGCACCTCCGCCTCCGGGAAGCGGATGCTCATGCCCGTCGCCGTCGACAGCAGGATGTCCTTGCTGCCGTCGGTAATCATCACCGACACCAGCTCGTCCCCCTCGTCGATGCCCAGCGCGATGATGCCGCTCGAGCGCACGTTGGCGAACGCACTCAGGTCCGTGCGCTTCACCACGCCCTTCTTCGTCACGAAGAACACGTACCGGTTCTCCGGGAAGTCGCGCGTCACCAACACCTGCGCCAGCTTCTCGCCCTCGCCGAACTGCACCAGGTTCACCATCGCCTTGCCGCGCGACGTGCGGCTGCCCGACGGAATCTGGTGCACCTTCAGCGAGTACAGCTTGCCCTTCGTCGTGATGGGCATCAGGTACGCGTGGGTGCTCGCCACGAAGAGCTTGCTGACGAAATCGTCCTCCTTCGTCGCCGCCCCCGTCTTCCCACGCCCACCGCGCTTCTGCGCCCGGTACTCGGAGAGCGGCGAGCGCTTCACGTAGCCCGTGTGCGAGAGCGTCACCACCATCGTCTCCTCGGCGATGAGGTCCTCGCTCGTAATCTCATCCACCGCGCCGGTGATTTCGGTGCGGCGCTTGTCGCCGTAGCGCTCGCGAATCTCGACCAGCTCCGTCTTGATGACGTTGAGCAGGCTGCGCTCGTTGGCGAGGATGTCCTGCAGCCGCGCAATGGTGCGGATGAGGTCGATGAGCTCGCGGAACAGCTCCTCGCGCTGCAGGCCGGTGAGGCGCTGCAGGCGCATCTCGAGGATGTTCTGCGCCTGCTCCTCGCTGAAGCCCGCGCCCTCGTACTTGTGCGCCAGGCCCGCGTAGGACGGCTCCTCGTTGCGCGCGCGCGTGACGAGCAGCTCCATCTGCGCCTTCGCCGCCGCGTAGTCGATGCGCGGCAGGTTGCCGAAGCGCGCGTGCTCGTACAGCGCCGGGGACAGGATGTGCATCAGGCCCCAGCGCGCCTCGTCCGGGTCCTTCGACGCGCGGATGAGGCTGACCACCAGGTCGATGAGGTCCTGCGCGACGAGCAGGCCCTCGACGATGTGCATGCGCGCCAGCGCCTTGCGCAGCTCGTAGCGGCTGCGGCGCGTCACCACGTCACGGCGGTGGGCGATGAAGCGGTCCAGCAATTCCTTCAGGTTCAGCGTGCGCGGCTGGCCACCGTCGATGGCGAGCATGACGGCGCCGAACGTCGTCTCCAGCGGCGTCATCTGGTACAGGTTGTTGAGCACCACCTGCGAAATCGCGTCGCGCTTCAGCTCGATGACGATGCGCATGCCCTGACGGTCGCTCTCGTCACGGATGTCGCTGATGCCCTCCAGCTTCTTCTCCCGCACCAGCTCGGCAATCTTCTCGATGAGCCGCGCCTTGTTCACCTGGTACGGAATCTCCGTGAAGATGATGGCCTCACGGTCCGCCCGCTTGGACGTCTCAATCTCCGAGCGCGCGCGGATGGTGATTTGCCCGCGCCCCGTCTCGTAGGCGCGGACGATGCCCTCGCGGCCGGTGATGATGGCGGCGGTGGGGAAGTCCGGGCCGGTGATGAACTCCATCAGGTCCCGGACGGTGCAGTCCGGGTTGTCGATGAGGTGCAGCGTGCCGCTGATGACCTCGGTCAGGTTGTGCGGCGGGATGTTGGTGGTCATGCCCACCGCGATGCCGCTGCTGCCGTTGACCAGGAGGTTGGGGAACTTGGCGGGGAGGACGAGCGGCTCTTCGAGCGAGTCGTCGTAGTTGGGACCGAAGTCGACGGTCTCCTTCTCGATGTCCGCCAGCAGGTCCTCCGCCAGCCGCTCCATGCGCACTTCCGTGTAGCGCATGGCCGCGGGCGAGTCGCCGTCCACCGAGCCGAAGTTGCCCTGCCCGTCCACGAGCAGGTAGCGCAGGCTCCATTCCTGGGCCAGGCGCACCATGGCGTCGTACACGGATGCGTCGCCATGCGGATGGTACTTACCGATGACGTCGCCGACGACGCGGGCGCTCTTCTTGTACGCGCGGTTGTGGGTGTTCCCCAGGTCGTTCATCGCGAACAGAACGCGGCGATGCACGGGCTTGAGGCCGTCGCGGACGTCGGGCAGCGCGCGGCCGATGATGACGGACATCGAGTAGTCGAGATACGAGCGGCGCATCTCGTCTTCGATGTTCACGGGAATGAGCTCCCCGGCGCTGCCAGGAGGCGGAGGCGCGGGGGGCGTTGCCGGCTTGTCGGTAGTGTCGTCAGCCATGAGCTCTGAAGGTGTCGCGGAGGGGCCCTTCAAGGGGCCGCCGTCCAGTGGGTGAGCGTTCGTAACCCCCGGATTTCCCAGCGTCAATAAGGGAAACGAGGGGGTGGAGGCCTGAGTGCCAGGATGGTTGAAAATGGGGTCTGTACAGGGCCTTCCGGCGCTTCGTTTTCAACGCTCGGGAGTACCGTTTTCAGCCCGCCCGCAGCACGAAAAAAAGGCCCCGTAAAGGGGCCCTCGGAAGGTACGGAAACAGGCTCGAAAGAGGCTCGCGAATGGGCCTCGAAAGGGCTTGAAAACGGCCCCGGATACGGGCCGTGAAAAGGCTCAGGCGGAGCGCGCGGAGCCCTGGGGGCGCAGGGGGGCAGCCAGCCGTTCGGCCTCGGCGCCGATGCCGCCCTCCGGGTCCTTCTCCTTCGCCTTCTCGAAGGCCGCCAGGGCCCCCTCGCGGTCGCCCTTCAGCTTCAGCGCCACGCCCACGTTGAGGTGCGCGGAGGCCAGGTCACGGTCCATGGCCACGGCCTCGCGGAAGTGGGCCAGCGCCTGGTCCACGTCACCCGACAGCAGCGCCTCCTTGCCGGCCTGCACGCGCTTCTCCGCGTCGTTGACCAACTCCACCTGGAAGACGCTGCCGCCCACCACGTTGGCGATGAGCATGCGGAGGATGCCGCCCCAGTAGAAGGTGAGCCCCTCCGCCGCCACCACGGCGGCCAGCGGCAAATCCGGCAGCAGTTGCTTGCCGCGGAACTTGAAGCGGACGCGGGTGTAGCGGCCCTTGTTGGCCCAATGCACCACCTCGCCCTGGAGCTTGCGCAGCCCCTCTTCCATGCGCTTCGGGTCGATTTCGAAGGGCAGCACGCGGCCGGAGGACTCACCCGCGGGCAGGGCCCTGGGAGACTCGGCGGCGGACTCGGTGTCGAGGACGGGCTCGGCCTCCAGGACGGGCGGGCGCGGCTGCGTCGGGTCGGGGGTGGTGACTTCCGCCACGACCTTGCGCGGCGCGGGCTTCTTCGCCTTCGCGGGAGCGGCGCGGGCCGCGGTCTTCTTCGCCTTCGCCGGGGACTTGCGGGAGGAGCTCTTGGCCATGTCTCCACCTTAAACGAGCCACGGCGCTCGCGCTTGCATGTCCCTGCCCGCCTGGACTGCCGGAACACTTCTTCACACGGGGGCCGTGCCGCCCGGGGGCGACCTCGGGGAAGATGGGGCGCCCTCCCCCCAAAGGACCCCCAGCGAATGACGCGTGCCCGGCCCGTGGTGCTCTCCGCCCTGCTCTCCTCCGCATGCCTGTGGGCTCCGCTCGCGAGCGCCGCCAGTGGCGCGGACATCGCACCTCCGAACGTGTCTTCAGACGCATGGCCGCGCATCCGCAAGGAGCGCATCCAGAAGCTGCTGCCCCAGGCCATGGCGCGCGCCAACGTGGACGCCTGGGTGCTCCTCTGCCGGGAGAACGACAACGACCCGCTGGCGGACCACGTGGGCGGTGAGAACGCGGGCGGCACCGCGGCCTTCATGTTCTTCCGCCAGGGCGACAAGGTCCGCTCGCTCGCCCTCTCCCCCGCGGGCGAGGCCACGGCGCTCAGGGACGTGGGCCCCATGGATGAAGTCGTGCCGCTGGAGCGCGGGACGGACCTCTACGCGCAGGTGGCCGCGCGCCTGGCGGCGGCGAAGCCCGCGCGCATCGCGGTGAATTCTTCAGACGCGGTGACGGTGGCGGACGGGCTCTCCGCGTCGCAGCGCGCGGCGCTGGAGAAGGCGCTGTCGCCCGCGCTGCGAAAGAAGCTGGTGTCCTCCGAGGACGTCGTCTCCGAGTGGCTCTCCGTGAAGCTCCCCGAGGAGGTGGACATCCTCCGCAAGGCCGCCGCGCTGACGTCGCAGCTCGAGGTGGAGGCGTACCGGCAGGTGGTGCCGGGCAAGACACGTGACGTGGATGTTGCGCGCTTCCTCAAGCGGCGCATGGCGGAATCGGGAGTGGACGACGCCTGGGCGCCGGACCAGAACCCCAACGTGCAGAGCGGCCCTACGCGCGGCCACTCGCACGCCACCGAGCGCGTGATTCAGCCCGGAGACTTCATCCAGACGGACTTCGGCATCCGCGTGGGCGGCCGCTGGGTGACGGACATCCAGCGCTTCGCGTACGTGCTGGCCCCGGGCGAGACGAAGCCTCCGAAGGAGGCGCTGGAGAAATGGGAGAAGGGCAAGAAGGGCAGTCGCACGGCGCTCGCGGCGCTGAAGCCCGGTGCGCGCGGGTGGGACGTGGACAAGGCCCAGCGCGACTGGATGCGCGAGGCCGGCTCGGAGCCCGTCATGTGGGGCACCGGCCATCCCGTGGGCTACTGGGCGCACGATGTGGGGCCCGCGCTCTCCGGCGCCGCGAAGGACCTCCCCGCGAAGGGGCAGTCGGCGCGCGTGGTGCGCCCCGGGCAGGTGTTCGCCTTCGACGGCTTCTTCGCGTGGCAGGACGGCGGGCCGGACCTGATGCGCATCGTCTCCGTCGAGGAGATGGCCGTCGTGACGGAGACGGGCGCGGAGTACCTCATCCCACCGCAGGAGGACCTGGTGCTCATCCCCTCGCCCGCTCCGAGCGCGGGGCCGTCCGGACCCGGCCCGTCCCGATGAGGAGGGTGGCCCCCCCTGGCGGCAATGACCTGGGGGCTCGGCTAGGATGAACAGGCTCTTCTGGAGAACCCCGCGATGGCGAATGTATTGGTAATCGACGACGACCGCTTCGTGCTGGCCATGGTGAGGGACATCCTGCAGAGCGCGGGCTACGCGGTGGTGACGGTGCAGACACCTGAAGAGGCGTTCAACATGAGCGTCTCCGAAATCTCCGCCATCCTCTGCGACTACAACATGCCGGGGATGACGGGCGCGGACGTGCTGACGGCCATGCGCGAGCTGCAGGGCTGCAACGTGCCCTTCATCTTCCTCACCGGCCACGAGGAGCTGGACGACATCCTCCCCGTCGCCATCCGCTACGGCGCGGAGCTGCTGCCCAAGCCGATTCAGCCCGTCGAGCTGATTCGGCTCCTCGTCAAGCAGCTCGGCACCGCGGCGGCCTGAGCAGCGCCGGACGTCAGGTGCCCTCGGAGAGGGACTTCGGCCGTCCCTCCACCACCTGGCGCAGCACCTCGCGGAAGCCCTCGGGCTGGGCCGCGTCCTGCTCCAGCCGCTGCGTCCGCTCGCGCGTGGTGAAGAGGTAGCACCACTCACCCTCGGGCAGGCGGCCCGTGCGGCAGGCGTTGGCCAGCACG comes from Pyxidicoccus parkwaysis and encodes:
- a CDS encoding nuclear transport factor 2 family protein — translated: MLRPLIAACAAVLLHAPLASAEQPPKPSQQQPAQQTPPKPPAAQQPPAALKAASEQTQAALQQAPTAKPEDVRSIASLMSALYDVISGPAGQARDWARFRSLFYPGAKMIPVRRPKPGATGPGISPINPDDYAAWGVDFFNKHAFYEKETHRQVAGYGDLVNVLSAYETREATDGPVTSKGVNSLQLVFDGQRWWVLNIAWIDEKTAGTPVPKDFARKE
- a CDS encoding PfkB family carbohydrate kinase — its product is MSPRASCELLVVGNYCHDLLRLGPGQETHALGGSSAYISSVLDAMRVDYAVAAVAGEDFRYADHVRYPPRIIPGTRTTQFIAELGQGERVLRVSARAEPIRPEDITVDARVALACGVMGELLPETLVRVSERARHVVADAQGLLRALDDEGRVLNQRIEETPYARLLERIHVLKASEDEARALDVEQVRKRTCLVITRGAEGCTVLTASERIDVPAFPADEVDPTGAGDCFLAGFALGLLRELPLARCAELANWFGAQAVMQVGVPKLDVSGLPASLR
- a CDS encoding PAAR-like domain-containing protein, with protein sequence MSGKNNTFVNGLTPVTAVSEGKVAGFPDICQTPSPSGPVPIPYSNLARSDSLENGSKSVLIDGAPVCLSDSYLGTSTGNEAGTAGGGIVSGRTKGRAHPVNYSFDVKIEGRSVVRNLDPFTLNDRNTGPFPIMQPQGSPPVAVSVDEVQETQPEERCEYCGKARHELDRKGRVGSNLGSSAVLGRNMLEGRELSTHAWYAGPFSLAAHHLICLEALDDPEWARYCTRFGYHPDRRGNGIFLPMKMALACQLSVPVHRGNHAEGFAYDVHLPYPKAVKKKLKEVADDIEAGKYCSNPEALVRKLDKISAEILSLVAKFTWTLTRDGLDYAPGSNGCAGLKSISDKPSVTPCPQGRRHQMKHAMTGLPLAKRVLEVGE
- a CDS encoding imm11 family protein; amino-acid sequence: MQKDYFVIESEASNNHPMLQWDQLAGHFRKGVAVKVDEPVRLRLGKPVPRNPVMVDHHELPEPVVSTRLKDLLEPMNLFRVQLVPTDVTVKPDDVRRYWLMHIYNTITCVDRQRSSLSIDEDDGGILGIRKLVLDEEVLRAIPLEQRLVFRLAESTSTNVFHQSVADKVLSLKPEGLRFIPVERWNDGAAFQA
- a CDS encoding glycoside hydrolase family 2 TIM barrel-domain containing protein, whose amino-acid sequence is MNPTRPVLALLWAFVLVPLASARAATAIVKSGDGWQLQVDGKPYVAKGVTFSGSRSVDYEKDCERLAALGVNTLRTWGTGSETRVLLDAAQKHGLKVLVGLWLRQGRPGAESDDSFDYLHDTQGMKKQLADTLTQVRAYKDHPAVLAWGIGNEVLLNSPNDASKEAYARFLEQVVREVKKLDAGHPVISVDAWTLGVPWWMKFTPSLDAYGINVYGGGIHVLPGELQKAGVTKPWLITEFGAQGEWDAPKDANGIPREPTDAEKYDAIVDGWKNALAPHVQAGHCLGLFVFNYSAAFDHTGLWLGMMSGTSTRPAWHAVREAYSGQKPATPLPAITRVTVGEVKREKSGTFAQVAVEAQSSDAAPLEVSFAYNFRGAPTRHEQGEVVRLQASPGPTPGSWLVRMPSVKGPIKLYALAKDRAGNLAAATTSVALPSAP
- the gyrA gene encoding DNA gyrase subunit A; translated protein: MADDTTDKPATPPAPPPPGSAGELIPVNIEDEMRRSYLDYSMSVIIGRALPDVRDGLKPVHRRVLFAMNDLGNTHNRAYKKSARVVGDVIGKYHPHGDASVYDAMVRLAQEWSLRYLLVDGQGNFGSVDGDSPAAMRYTEVRMERLAEDLLADIEKETVDFGPNYDDSLEEPLVLPAKFPNLLVNGSSGIAVGMTTNIPPHNLTEVISGTLHLIDNPDCTVRDLMEFITGPDFPTAAIITGREGIVRAYETGRGQITIRARSEIETSKRADREAIIFTEIPYQVNKARLIEKIAELVREKKLEGISDIRDESDRQGMRIVIELKRDAISQVVLNNLYQMTPLETTFGAVMLAIDGGQPRTLNLKELLDRFIAHRRDVVTRRSRYELRKALARMHIVEGLLVAQDLIDLVVSLIRASKDPDEARWGLMHILSPALYEHARFGNLPRIDYAAAKAQMELLVTRARNEEPSYAGLAHKYEGAGFSEEQAQNILEMRLQRLTGLQREELFRELIDLIRTIARLQDILANERSLLNVIKTELVEIRERYGDKRRTEITGAVDEITSEDLIAEETMVVTLSHTGYVKRSPLSEYRAQKRGGRGKTGAATKEDDFVSKLFVASTHAYLMPITTKGKLYSLKVHQIPSGSRTSRGKAMVNLVQFGEGEKLAQVLVTRDFPENRYVFFVTKKGVVKRTDLSAFANVRSSGIIALGIDEGDELVSVMITDGSKDILLSTATGMSIRFPEAEVRSMGRQAYGVKGITLEDGDEVVGADVVEPETTILTVTENGYGKRTQETEYRQQGRGGKGIIDIKTTERNGKVVGLLQVRDTDEVMLVTNGGMLIRMRVKEISVIGRNTQGVRLIALENEQEKVMAISKLPEGETSEDEETVSPVEGVASAEAGDSAPAEGEASEPVASEETEAPGDDGASGPESPEEG
- a CDS encoding tetratricopeptide repeat protein; amino-acid sequence: MAKSSSRKSPAKAKKTAARAAPAKAKKPAPRKVVAEVTTPDPTQPRPPVLEAEPVLDTESAAESPRALPAGESSGRVLPFEIDPKRMEEGLRKLQGEVVHWANKGRYTRVRFKFRGKQLLPDLPLAAVVAAEGLTFYWGGILRMLIANVVGGSVFQVELVNDAEKRVQAGKEALLSGDVDQALAHFREAVAMDRDLASAHLNVGVALKLKGDREGALAAFEKAKEKDPEGGIGAEAERLAAPLRPQGSARSA
- a CDS encoding M24 family metallopeptidase, which gives rise to MTRARPVVLSALLSSACLWAPLASAASGADIAPPNVSSDAWPRIRKERIQKLLPQAMARANVDAWVLLCRENDNDPLADHVGGENAGGTAAFMFFRQGDKVRSLALSPAGEATALRDVGPMDEVVPLERGTDLYAQVAARLAAAKPARIAVNSSDAVTVADGLSASQRAALEKALSPALRKKLVSSEDVVSEWLSVKLPEEVDILRKAAALTSQLEVEAYRQVVPGKTRDVDVARFLKRRMAESGVDDAWAPDQNPNVQSGPTRGHSHATERVIQPGDFIQTDFGIRVGGRWVTDIQRFAYVLAPGETKPPKEALEKWEKGKKGSRTALAALKPGARGWDVDKAQRDWMREAGSEPVMWGTGHPVGYWAHDVGPALSGAAKDLPAKGQSARVVRPGQVFAFDGFFAWQDGGPDLMRIVSVEEMAVVTETGAEYLIPPQEDLVLIPSPAPSAGPSGPGPSR
- a CDS encoding response regulator, which encodes MANVLVIDDDRFVLAMVRDILQSAGYAVVTVQTPEEAFNMSVSEISAILCDYNMPGMTGADVLTAMRELQGCNVPFIFLTGHEELDDILPVAIRYGAELLPKPIQPVELIRLLVKQLGTAAA